GGCCCAAGTTGGAAAAGATATCCGGCTCGAAAGTCTGCGTGCGGTTGGTGTTGAGGATGACGTCGATCTCGGTGCCTTCCAGCCGCACCAGCGCTGCGGCGCCCAGCGTCACACGGCTCGGGCCGAAGCTCTGCCACCCTTCGTCGACGGCCTTGACCACGCGCACCTTGGCGTCGATCGGCTCGCCGGCGAGCGGGCCGGCCTTGCCGCCGAAGCGCAGGTCGATGACGGCACCCTCGCCCGCAGCGTGGCAAAAGGTGACGGCGAGCGGGTCCCAGATGGTGGCGACGCCGACATTCTTGAGCCCGCGCGCCAGCATCGCGCGCAGCAGCGACGTGCCGTCGCCGGCGACGCCGCCGCCGGGATTGTCCCAGACATCGGCGATGACCACCGGCTTTGCTCTCTCGGAAGCGCGCACGACAAGCGCGCGGTCGATGCCCGGATCCGCCGTCAGCATCGGCATGGCGAGCTGCCCGCGCAACGCGTAAAGCTCGCGTCCCAGCCGCTCGGCCAGCGCGTCGCCCTTCTTCTTGTCATTGTCGGTGACGACCATGACGCGCGCGCCCATCTCCGGCACGTCGGCGGCCATGAAGCCGTGGATGACGGAGACCGACAGGATGCCGTCCTTGCCGTGCAGCGCCTTGATGCGATCGACGAAACCGCGCATCGGCTGGCGGCTGGTCGGCATCACCTCGATCATGCGGCAATCGAAGGTGGAGATGACGGGCTTGATCTCGCCACGCGCGGCGGCGA
The genomic region above belongs to Mesorhizobium terrae and contains:
- a CDS encoding M81 family metallopeptidase; translated protein: MRIFTASLATETNTFSPVPTDRASFEMAFYAGPGEHPETPTLCSSPIVALRRRAAAEGLTVIEGTATWAEPGGLVQRQTFEALRDEILDQLRAALPVDAVILGLHGAMVAQGYDDCEGDLLARVREIVGPDVVVASELDPHSHLTPKRVAAANILAAFLEFPHTDFYERGEHVVELGLAAARGEIKPVISTFDCRMIEVMPTSRQPMRGFVDRIKALHGKDGILSVSVIHGFMAADVPEMGARVMVVTDNDKKKGDALAERLGRELYALRGQLAMPMLTADPGIDRALVVRASERAKPVVIADVWDNPGGGVAGDGTSLLRAMLARGLKNVGVATIWDPLAVTFCHAAGEGAVIDLRFGGKAGPLAGEPIDAKVRVVKAVDEGWQSFGPSRVTLGAAALVRLEGTEIDVILNTNRTQTFEPDIFSNLGLDPLTKDVLLIKSTNHFYAGFEPIAAEIIYVSAPSSYPSDPRATDYAKLVRPIWPRVSDPWKDAQN